CCACAGCCGGCTCGCCAGCAGCAGGCCGAACGAACCCGTCTTGCCCGTCTCAAACGGCGCGCGGATTTCCTGCGTGTGGCCGGTCTGCGCCGCAAATGGGTCACGCCGGGCGTGATGCTGCAGGTTGCTGGCGCCCTGCCGGGCGAAACCGGGCCGGACCAGGGCGGCACGACGATCCAGATCGGCTTCACGGCCAGCCGCAAGGTCGGCAATTCCGTGGTGCGCAACCGGGCCAGACGCCGCCTGAAAGCCGTTGTGGACGAGGTCATGCCGCTGCACGCCAAACCCGGGCTCGACTATGTGCTGATCGCCCGCCGCGACACGCCGACGCGTCCCTATGCCCTGCTGGTCGAGGATCTGAAGCTGGCTCTGCGCAAGACCGGCGCGCTGCGAAGCGAAAGGGAGGCATCATGAGCCCGCTCGCCCATCTGCTGCGCCTGCCGATCCATTTCTATCGTTACGTCATCTCGCCGCTGCTCGGCGTGAACTGCCGCTTCGCGCCCAGCTGTTCGGAGTACGCGCTGGAAGCGCTGGCGACGCATGGCGCGCTGAAAGGCGGCTATCTTGCCGCACGGCGCATTCTGCGCTGCCATCCCTGGGGCGGATCGGGCTATGATCCCGTGCCCTCCACCGGGGCGACCGGACAGGACGGCACCGCCGCGCCTGCCTGCACACATTCCTCCCACAAGCACGCCCATGGCGGGCATGAAACGGTTACGGGCTGATTTGCGATGACCGATCAGAAGAATCTTATCCTCGCCATTGGCGTCTCGCTGCTGATCCTGCTGGGCTTCCAGTATTTCTTCGAATTCCCGAAGATGCAGGAAAGCCAGCAGCCGCAGACGACCGAGCAGATCGCCCAGCAGGCGCGCGAGCTGGATTCCTCGCGCCCCAGCCCGGCGGCGCCCGGCGCCGATGTGACGGCGGGGACCGTGACCGCGGCCAACCAGCCGCAAACCCGTGAAGAAGTGATCGGCGCCAGCCCGCGCGTGCGGATCGATTCGCCGAGGCTGCGCGGTAGCCTGTCGCTGACCGGCGCGCGGCTCGACGACATCACGCTGAAGGATTACCGCGTCAATCCGGACAAGAGCAGCCAGAACATCACGCTGCTGACGCCGCGCGGCCTGTCCAACCCCTATTACGCCGAACTCGGCTGGGTTGCCGGCGGCGGCAGCACCGGCATCGTCGTGCCCGGCCCGGACACGGTCTGGCAGACTGACCGCGAACTGCTGGCCCCCGGCCAGCCGGTGACGCTGTCCTGGGACAATGGCCAGGGACTGCGCTTCGAGAAGAAGATCGCGCTGGACAGCGACTATATGTTCACGGTCACCCAGAGCGTGGTGAACGAGAGCGGCCAGCCGGTGAACCTGCACAGCTATGCGCTGGCCTCGCGCGGCGGCACGCCCAAGACCTCCGGCTTCTTCATCCTGCATGAGGGGCTGCTCGGCGTGTTCGACGGCACGCTGAAGGAAATCGATTACGACGATATCCAGGAAGACAAGCAGGTCGAGACGCCCTCGACCGGCGGCTGGATCGGCATCACCGACAAATACTGGCTGGTGGCCCTGATCCCCGGCCAGCAGGAGCAGGTGAAGGGGCGCTTCCTGCATACCACGCGCAACAATGACGACCGCTATCAGGTCGATTATCTGGATGCCGGCCGCGAGGTCGCCCCCGGCGCCACGCTGGAAACCGTCAACCGCCTGTTTGTCGGCGCGAAGGAAGTGCGGACCCTCGACCGTTACGAGGAACAGTACGGCATCACCAATTTCGACCTCGCCATCGATTTCGGCTGGTTCTACTTCCTGACCAAGCCAATCTTCTACGCCATCGACTGGCTGTATCATTTCCTGGGCAATTTCGGCCTCGCCATCCTGGCGCTGACCGTCGGCATCAAGCTGCTGTTCTTCCCGCTCGCCAATAAGTCCTACAAGGCGATGAGCAAGCTGAAGGAGCTGCAGCCCAAGATGATGGAGCTGCGCGAGCGGATCGGCGACGACCGCCAGCGCCTCAATCAGGAGATGATGACGCTCTACAAGAAGGAGAAGGTGAATCCGGCCGCCGGCTGCCTGCCGATCCTGGTCCAGATTCCGGTGTTCTTCGCGCTCTACAAGGTGCTGTTCGTCACCATCGAGATGCGCCACGCCCCCTTCTTCGGCTGGATCAAGGATCTCTCGGCACCCGATCCGACGACGATCTTCAACCTGTTCGGCCTGATCCCCTGGGACCCGCCGCAGATGCTGATGATCGGCGTCTGGCCGCTGATCATGGGCGTCAGCATGTTCCTGCAGCAGAAGCTGAACCCGCAGCCGGCCGACCCGATCCAGGCCAAGGTGTTCATGTTCCTGCCGATCGTCTTCACCGTCATGCTGGCCAGCTTCCCGGCCGGTCTGGTGATCTACTGGGCGTGGAACAACACGCTCTCCATGGCGCAGCAATATGTCATCATGCGCCGCATGGGCGTGAAGATCGGTGGCGGCAGGGACAAGACAGTCACCCCGCCGGCCGTCGCCAAGCCGAAGACCGAGTCTGACTCTGGCAACTCCTCCGGCAAGTCCGCTGGTAAGCCCGCCGGCAAGACCAAGCCCGCCAAGAAGAAGTCCTGACGGCCGGATGGAAAGCACCGCACAGAGCGAAGCCGAGAAAGCCGCCGCCATCGAGACCGGACGGCTGCTGTTCGCGCAGGAATGCGGCTTCGTGGCGGCAACGACAACGCTTGACCGGCTGCCGCCCGACAGCCTGCCGGAGATTGCCTTCGCCGGCCGCTCCAATGTCGGCAAGTCCAGCCTGATCAATGCGCTGACCGGCCGCAAGACGCTGGCCCGCACCTCCAACACACCGGGCCGCACGCAGCAGATCAATTTCTTCGATCTCGGCCGCCGGATGCTGCTGGTCGATCTGCCGGGCCACGGCTTCGCCAAGGTTTCCAAGACGCAGGTGCGCGACTGGACCCGGCTGGTGAAGGATTATCTGCGCGGCCGGGTCTCGCTGCGACGGGTGTGCCTGCTGGTCGATGCAAGGCACGGGCTGAAGGATAATGACCGCGAGGTGATGGCGCTGCTGGACCAGGCCGCCGTGGTCTATCAGGTGGTGCTGACCAAGACCGACAAGACCAAGCCGGCCGAGCTGGAAGCGACGCTGGCAAAGCTGACCGCCGAGCTGGCGAAACACACTGCCGCCTATCCCGTGCTGTTCCCGACCAGCGCCAATACCGGGGATGGCATTCCCGAATTGCGGGCCGAACTGGCCACGCTCGCCTTGCAGGTGTAACGCGCGCCTGCTAGCCATTGACGAAACAGCAAGACCGCCAATGAGGGACCGCCGCGCCATGACCAGCAAGACTCCGTCCGCCCCCAGCATCAGCCCGCGCGACTGGCTCTCCACCGCCAAGGTATTGTCGGAAGCACTGCCCTATATGCGCCGCTATGCCGGCCGCACCGTGGTCGTGAAATATGGCGGCCATGCCATGGGCGACGCGCGGCTGGCCGCCCTGTTCGCCGCCGACATGGTGCTGCTGAAGCAGGTCGGCATTCACCCGGTGGTGGTGCATGGCGGCGGCCCGCAGATCGGCGAGATGCTGAAGAAGCTGCAGATCCAGAGCGAGTTCATCGACGGGCTGCGCGTCACCGACAAGGCCACCGTCGAGGTGGTCGAGATGGTGCTGGCCGGCTCGATCAACAAGCAGATCGTCAGCGCCATCCAGGCCGCCGGCGGCCAGGCCGTGGGGCTGTGCGGCAAGGACGGCAACCTGATCGAGGCGCGCAAGCTGGAACACCGGCAGAAGACCGATTCCAACATCGAGAAGGTGCTGGATCTGGGCTTCGTCGGCGAGCCGATGAAGGTGAACACCGAGGTGCTGCGCGTCTTCAACGACACCAAGTTCATCCCGGTCATCGCCCCGGTCGGCATCGGCGAGGACGGCCAGACCTACAACATCAACGCCGACACCGCCGCCGGCGCCATCGCCGGTGCGCTGAACGCCAGCCGCCTGCTGATGCTGACCGACGTGGTCGGCGTGCTGGACAAGGACAAGAGGCTGTTCGACGAGCTGACGCTGGCCGATGTGGACCGGCTGATCCGCGACGGCACCATCCAGGGCGGCATGATCCCCAAGGTGGAGACCTGCGTGCAGGCGGTGGAAGGCGGGGTGGACGCCGCCGTCATCCTGGACGGGCGCGGCGAGCATGCGGTGCTGCTGGAAATGTTCACCGAGCACGGCGCCGGTACGCTGATCCGCAGGGGATAAGCCGCACAGGCCGCCGGTTTTGGGCAGCCGGTTTGGGGCCGCTGGTTTCTTTCCTGAAAAGGAGACTGGCAACGACCCGAAGCGAAACTCGTTACGGCTGCTTCCTTCCGGACCTGACCGGGTTGGCGAGGACTCCGTCCGCGCCAGCCTCCCGGCCCCTATATCGCGCATGAGCCCGCCGGATGCAAGGGCGGCGGCATGCGCATACTGACGAGGGAGGCGCCATGACTGCCCCGCTGCTGCTGGCGATGGCGGAAGTCGAACTCCGGGCCGCCGACCGGGCGCGGATCGATGCCTTCCGCGCCGCCCACGATCCCCAGCATCCTCTCGTCCCGGCGCATGTCACTTTTGTCTTCCCGCATCTCCCCATCGACGAGGCGGCGGAACGCGCGCATATCGCGGCCATTGCCGGCCGCACGCCGGCCATCGATTTCGTGCTGCGCGACGCCGCCGCCGTACTGGACCCGCTGCATCCCGGCACTACCCATCTCTATCTGCTGCCAGCGGAGGGGGAGCCGACAATGCGCACGCTGCATGCCGCCCTGTATGGCGGCCCGCTGGCGGCGGCGCTGCGCCGCGATCTTCCTTTCCAGCCGCATCTCACGATCGGCGCCTTCTCCGGCATCGATGCGGCACGGCAGGCGGCGGAGAGCTGGAATACAGACGGGCTTGCCATTGCCGGAAGAATCGGCGCGCTGTCAGTCTGCCGGTTCGCTGGCAAGACGCTGGAACGGCTGGAGCGCTGCCCGCTGAGAGCTTCGCCTGCCGCGTAAGGGTTGCTGGCACCCCGGTCCGATTGCGCTATGCTCGTTTGCACAAGAATGATCTGCCCCTAGAGCACCCCGGGAAACATCCATGCCGCGAATGAACTATTACGCCTATGGCGGGCTGGACCGCGCCGCCGCCCTGCGCCAGCGCGAGGAATGGCTGGAACACACCCTGATGGAGCCGGAGACCCGGCTGGTGCCGATCTGGCGCAACCGCAATCTGGTGGCCGAGGGCGACGAGCCGAAGCCGGTGCTGCTGGAGCCAGAAGCCGCGCGCGCGCTGATGGATGGCAAGCGCCATACGGCGCTGCTGGGCGTACGCGACGGCGTGACCTATATCGCGCTCGATGTCTCCGACCTGGATGAGGAGGAGGCGCAGCGCCGCATCGCCTTGGCCGGGCCGCGCGCCAATTTCGTCGATCTGCGCGCGGTAGGTCCGCTGATGGTGCGCGAGGAGGGCTCGCTGCTGGCCTATGCCCGCGGCCTGATGTACTGGCATCTGCGCCACCGCTTCTGCGGGCTGTGCGGCCACCCGACCCTGGCGAAGAAGGCCGGGCATGTGCTGAAATGCAGCAATCCGGACTGCGCCACCGAGCATTTCCCGCGCACCGACCCCGCCGTCATCATGCTGGTCGAGCATGAGGGCAAGGCGTTGCTCGGCCGCTCCCCGCGCTTCGCCGAGGGCATGTATTCGACGCTGGCCGGCTTCGTCGAGCCGGGCGAGAGCCTGGAGGAGGCGGTCGCCCGCGAGGTCGAGGAAGAGGCCGGCGTGAAAATCTCCAACGTGCGCTATCACTCCTCCCAGCCCTGGCCATTCCCCTCCTCGATCATGCTGGGCTTCTACGCCACGGCGGAGACCACGGACATCACCATCGACAGGGAGGAGCTGGCCGATGCGCGCTGGTTCTCGCGCGCCGAGATGCGGGATTTCGACGGGGTGAACCAGCGCCTGCCGCGCGCGGATTCCATCGCCCGCCGGCTGATCGAGGACTGGCTGGCCGAAGACGCGTGAGGCGTTAGCGCGGCGGAGTCAGATTTTTTGGTAGCCCAACCACTTCTGAGACCGTCACCCCCGCACTTGTTGCGGGGGTCCATGCCTCCGCTAACTAGGTCATCGGCCGAGTAAGCTGAACCCTGGATTCCCGGCACAAGGCCGGGAATGACTAACTATGTATTCTGTATCAGCGCCCGTTCTGCTTGGCGATCTGGCGATAGGGGTTCGCCGGGTAGGTGCCAAGGATCTTCACCGCGCCCTTGGGGCAGAAGAATTTCAGCTCCTCCAGCGCGTGCTGCATCGACTGGCTTTCCGGGTGCCCCTCGGCATCGACATAGAATTGCGCCGCCTCGAAGGAGCCGCCGACCATGTAGCTTTCCAGCTTGGTCAGGTTCACGCCGTTGGTGGCGAAGCCGCCCAGCGCCTTGTACAGCGCCGCCGGCACGCTGCGCACGGCGAACACGATGGTGGTCACGACCGGCTGGTCGTCCATTGGCGGCACGATGCCCTGGCGCGCCATGATCAGGAAGCGCGTGGTGTTGTGCGCGGCATCCTCGACATTGGCGCGCAGCACCTTCAGCCCGTAGATATCGGCGGCCAGCGGCGAGGCCAGGGCGGCGACCTCGGGATCGTGCAGCTCCGCGATCTCGGCGGCGGCGCCAGCGGTATCGGGATGGACGACGGGCTTCAGCTTCAGCTCGCGGATCAGCTTGCGGCACTGCGCCAGCGCCATGGCGTGGCTGCGCACCTGCCGCAGCCCCTCGATGGTGGCGTCCTTCGCGGCCAGCAGCGTCAGCTCTACACGCTGGAAATGCTCGCCGATGATGTGCAGGCCGGATTCCGGCAGCAGATGATGAATATCGGCGACCCGGCCGGCGACGGAATTCTCCACCGGCACCATGGCGAGATCAGCCGTGCCGCTGGACACCGCCTCCAGCATGTCCTCGAAGCTGGCGCAGGGCATCACCTCCATGTCCGGACGGGCGGCGCGGCAGGCCATGTGCGAGAAGGCGCCGGGCAGGCCCTGGAAGGCGATGATGTTGGTCGATTGCGTCATGACAGGCCCTGATTTAGCGGGCGGATGCAAGGAGTTGCCGGGCCCGGTCGAGGTCGGCGGGAGTATCGACGCCGAGCGGAACCGTGTCAACGCGCGCCACCTCGATGCGCATGCCGGCCTCCAGCGCGCGCAGCTGCTCCAGCTTCTCGCGAAGCTCCAGCTGGCTGGGCGGCAAGGCCACGAAGCGCGCCAGCGCCTCCCGGCGATAAGCATAGAGGCCGATATGGTGGAACAGCTCGCCCTCGCCCCAGGGGGCCGTGGCGCGGGTGAAATAGAGCGCGCGGCCGGTCTCGCCTGTGGCATTCCATGACACCACCGGCTTCACCACCTGGCTGGCGGTGCGCTCCTCGGCGATGGTAATGGGCGCCGCCAGCGTGCCGATATCGACCGCCGGATCGGCCAGCAGATCGAAGGCCCGCCTGACAATGGCCGGGTCCAGCGTCGGCAGGTCGCCCTGCACATTCACCACCGCATCGAACGCGGCTTCCGGGTCGATCCGCACCAGCGCCTGCCAGATGCGGTCGGAGCCTGACGGCAGGTCGGGGTCGGTCAGCACCGCCTGCCCGCCCGCCGCCTCGACCGCCTCTGCGATCTCCGGCTCGGCGGCGGCGACCCAGACCGGGCCGATGCCGGCCTCCACCGCGCGGCGCCAGACCTGCACGATCATCGGCTGCCCGGCGATCTCGGCCAGCGGCTTGCCGGGTAGCCGGGTCGAGGCCATGCGGGCCGGAATGATCACCACCGGGCGCGAAACCTGGGAGGAAACGGGAGCATGAGGCATGATTTGGAACAGCTTTCTGCAACGATCGACCGACAATGCGCGACAGAATGCCGCAGCGAAATCGCCGGCGCGAGGACGGTTTTGCGTCGCGTCGGCGGCGAAAGACGATATATCGGTGCCTCAAGGGACAGCACAGCGCCGGATTTCCCCAAGATTCACCGGCGCCGAGGCTTTCCTTTGGACACGCGCGCCGGGAATCACTAATCTCCCGCGCTCTGGAAAAGCAATACGGGACGTGACGAGGTCTCCCCATGTCAACACTTGAACTGAACAAGGCCGCTGCCGGTATCCTCATCGGCGCCCTGCTGTTCATGGTGACCGGTTTCCTGGGGCATATGCTGGTGGCGCCGAAGCCACTGCAGGAAAATGCCTACAAGGTCGAGGTTGCCGAGGAAGCCACCGCCACGGCCGCCGCTCCGCAGGAATTCCAGTGGCCGGAGCCGATCGCGCCGATGCTGGCCTCTGCCGACGCTTCGGCCGGCGAGGCGCTGGTGAAGCGCTGCACCGCCTGCCACACCTTCGAGAAGGGCGGCCCGAACCGTGTCGGCCCGAACCTCTATGACATCGTGAATGCCGACAAGGCGCATCTCGGCGACTTCGCCTATTCCGACGCGATGGCCTCGGCCGAGGGCGAGTGGAATTACGAGAGCCTCAGCCGCTTCATCTTCAACCCGAAGGAATATGTGCCGGGCACGAAGATGAACTTCGCCGGGCTGAAGAAGGATTCGGACCGCGCCAACCTGATCGCCTATCTGCGGTCGCTGTCCGACAATCCGGCGCCGCTGCCGTAAGACTCCTACCGTCGAGAAACCCGCGCCCGTGACCGCTTCCTGTCCTGATTCCTTCGTCCGCTTCGCCGGCCAGCTGGCCGACGCGGCGGGCGATGTCGCCCAGCGCTATTTCCGCAGCGGCGTGCAGGCCGAGGACAAGGCCGACGAAAGCCCGGTCACCATCGCCGACCGCACCGCCGAGACGGCGATGCGCGCCCTGATCGAGAAGGAATTTCCCGAGCACGGCATCATCGGCGAGGAACATGGCAGCGTGCGCCGCGACGCCGAATGGGTATGGGTTCTGGACCCGATCGACGGCACCAAGGCCTTCCTCACCGGCAAGCCACTGTTCGGCACGCTGATCGGGCTGCTGCACCGGGGAGAACCCGTGCTGGGCGTCATCAACCAGCCGATCATCAATGACCGCTGGGTGGGCGGTGCCGGCCATCCGACCACGCTGAACGGCATACCGGCGCGCACCCGGACCGCCGAGCACGGGCTGGCCGGCGCGATGCTGCAGACCACCTCGCCCGACATGTTCAAGGACGGCAAGTACGCCGCCTTCGAGCGCGTCGGCAATGCCTGCAAATTCATCCATTGGGGCGGCGATTGCTACGGCTTCGGCCTGCTGGCCAGCGGCTTCATCGACATCGCCATCGAATCCTCGCTGCAGCTCTATGACTGGGTGGCGCTCGCCCCGATCATCGAGAATGCCGGCGGCAGCCTGACCGACTGGCAGGGCAACAAGCTGGAAATCCGCGACGGCAGCTTCGACGTAGTGGCCTGCGGCGACCGCCGCCTGCTGCCCACGATCCTCGATCTGCTGAACCGCTGAACCGGCGCTTCCGACTGCGCCTGGCGGTTTTTTTACGCGAAGTTAGTACGCCTCCCTCCTTTATCGCGCGCGATCTGCCATTATATCGCCGTTAAAGCCGGTTACCCGGATACCAGTCCGGCCCGTCCTTCGGAGAGGAGTCCCACAAGCCCATGCGACCGACGCTCGCCCGCTTCCTTCTCCTGCTGCTGCCCGTTCTGCCGCTGGCGCTGCCCGCCCTGACGTTACCTGCCGCCGCGCAGGAGGTGACGACAAGCCACGCGATCATCCTGCATGGCGAACCCAAATATCCGGCGGATTTCCGGCATTTCGACTATGCGAACCCGGACGCCCCGAAGGGCGGCGAGGTCATCCTGGCCGCCATCGGCACCTTCGACAGCCTGAACCCCTTCATCCTGCGCGGCGTTTCCGCCGCCGGCCTCAGCCTCGCCTTCGATACGCTGCTGACCGGCAGCTATGACGAGGCCTTCACCGAATACGGGCTGCTGGCCGAGAGCATCGAAGTGCCGGCCGACCGCAAATGGGTTGCCTTCACGCTGCGCCCCGAGGCCCGCTTCCATGACGGCAAGCCGGTCACGGCGGCGGATGTGGTCTGGACCTTCGACACGCTGAAAGCCAAGGGCGCCCCGTTCTACCGCGCCTATTACGCCGATGTGCAGAAGGCCGAGGCGCTGGGACCGCACAAGGTGAAATTCAGCTTCGGCGACACGGTAAACATGGAACTGCCGCTGATCATCGGGCAGATGCCGGTGCTGCCGATGCATTATTTCACCGACCCGGAAAACCCGAGGGAATTCGAGCGCACGACGCTGGAGCCGATCCCCGGCAGCGGCCCCTACAAGGTGGCCAGCTTCGAGCCCGGCCGCGCCATCACCTACGAGCGGGTGGCGGACTACTGGGGCAAGGATCTGGGGGTCAACAAGGGCCGCCATAATTACGACAGCATCCGCTTCGACTACTACCGCGACGCCACCGTCGCCATCGAGGCCTTCAAGGCCGGCGCCTATGATTTCCGCCAGGAGAACAGCGCCAAGGAATGGGCGACCGCCTATGATTTCCCTGCCCAGCGCCAGGGGCTGGTGGTGCAGCGGGAAATCCCCCATGAGCTGCCGACCGGCATGCAGGGCTTCGCGATGAACACCCGCCGGGCGATCTTCAGCGACCCCCGCGTGCGCCAGGCGATGAATTATGCCTTTGATTTCGAATGGTCGAACAAGGCGCTGTTCCACGGCGCCTACAGCCGCACCGAGAGTTATTTCTCCAATTCCGAGCTGGCCTCGCGCGGCCTGCCGGAGGGCGAGGAGCTGAAAATCCTGGAAGGCTTCCGCGGCCAAATTCCCGACCAGGTATTCACCACCGAATACAAGGCGCCGGTCACCGACGGCTCGGGCAACAACCGCGCCAATCTGAGGAAGGCGCTGGGCCTGCTGCAGGAGGCCGGCTGGCAGGTCAAGGACGGCAAGCTGGTGAACGCGGCCGGTCAGCCCTTCGCCTTCGAGATATTGCTGAGCAGCCCGGCCTTCGAGCGCATCGCCCTGCCCTATGCCAAGAATCTGGAACGGCTGGGCATCGAGGCCAGCGTGCGCACGGTGGACACCGCGCAGTACCAGAACCGCACCGACAATTTCGACTTCGACATGACCGTGGAAGGCTGGGGCCAGTCGCTGTCACCGGGCAACGAGCAACGCGATTTCTGGGGCTCCAGCCGGCGCGACGAACCGGGCAGCCGCAACACCGCGGGCATTGCCGACCCGGTGATCGACCAGCTGATCGACCTGGTAATCCAGGCGCCCGACCGCGAGAGCCTGATCGCCCGCACCCGTGCGCTGGACCGGGTGCTGCTGTGGGGCCATTACGTGGTGCCGCACTGGCATATCCGGGCCTTCCGCACGGTCTATTGGGATAAGTTCGCGCAGCCTGAGATCGCACCGAAATACGCGCTGGGCTTCCTCGATCTGTGGTGGATCGACCCGGCAAAGGCGGAGGTGGTGAACGCCTCCCGCCGCCGCAGCAGCAACTAGCCGGCCCGGTAACGCCCGTGCTGGCCTATATCGTCCGACGCCTGCTGCTGATGATCCCGACGCTGTTCGGGATCATGGTGCTGAATTTCGTCATCGTGCAGGCCGCCCCCGGCGGCCCGGTCGAACGCATGATCGCGGAAATCCGGGGTACCGCCGTCGATGCCACGGCGCGCATCACCGGTGGCGGCGGCGAGCAGACGCAAGCGACCGACAGCCAGTCCAGACGGGACAGCGGCGGCGAAAGCGCCAGCCAGTATCGCGGCGCGCGCGGCCTGCCACCGGAACTGATCCAGGATCTGGAGCGCCAGTTCGGCTTCGACAAGCCGCCGCT
This window of the Oceanibaculum nanhaiense genome carries:
- the nudC gene encoding NAD(+) diphosphatase — its product is MPRMNYYAYGGLDRAAALRQREEWLEHTLMEPETRLVPIWRNRNLVAEGDEPKPVLLEPEAARALMDGKRHTALLGVRDGVTYIALDVSDLDEEEAQRRIALAGPRANFVDLRAVGPLMVREEGSLLAYARGLMYWHLRHRFCGLCGHPTLAKKAGHVLKCSNPDCATEHFPRTDPAVIMLVEHEGKALLGRSPRFAEGMYSTLAGFVEPGESLEEAVAREVEEEAGVKISNVRYHSSQPWPFPSSIMLGFYATAETTDITIDREELADARWFSRAEMRDFDGVNQRLPRADSIARRLIEDWLAEDA
- the hisN gene encoding histidinol-phosphatase produces the protein MTASCPDSFVRFAGQLADAAGDVAQRYFRSGVQAEDKADESPVTIADRTAETAMRALIEKEFPEHGIIGEEHGSVRRDAEWVWVLDPIDGTKAFLTGKPLFGTLIGLLHRGEPVLGVINQPIINDRWVGGAGHPTTLNGIPARTRTAEHGLAGAMLQTTSPDMFKDGKYAAFERVGNACKFIHWGGDCYGFGLLASGFIDIAIESSLQLYDWVALAPIIENAGGSLTDWQGNKLEIRDGSFDVVACGDRRLLPTILDLLNR
- a CDS encoding c-type cytochrome, producing MSTLELNKAAAGILIGALLFMVTGFLGHMLVAPKPLQENAYKVEVAEEATATAAAPQEFQWPEPIAPMLASADASAGEALVKRCTACHTFEKGGPNRVGPNLYDIVNADKAHLGDFAYSDAMASAEGEWNYESLSRFIFNPKEYVPGTKMNFAGLKKDSDRANLIAYLRSLSDNPAPLP
- the yihA gene encoding ribosome biogenesis GTP-binding protein YihA/YsxC; its protein translation is MESTAQSEAEKAAAIETGRLLFAQECGFVAATTTLDRLPPDSLPEIAFAGRSNVGKSSLINALTGRKTLARTSNTPGRTQQINFFDLGRRMLLVDLPGHGFAKVSKTQVRDWTRLVKDYLRGRVSLRRVCLLVDARHGLKDNDREVMALLDQAAVVYQVVLTKTDKTKPAELEATLAKLTAELAKHTAAYPVLFPTSANTGDGIPELRAELATLALQV
- the argB gene encoding acetylglutamate kinase, producing MTSKTPSAPSISPRDWLSTAKVLSEALPYMRRYAGRTVVVKYGGHAMGDARLAALFAADMVLLKQVGIHPVVVHGGGPQIGEMLKKLQIQSEFIDGLRVTDKATVEVVEMVLAGSINKQIVSAIQAAGGQAVGLCGKDGNLIEARKLEHRQKTDSNIEKVLDLGFVGEPMKVNTEVLRVFNDTKFIPVIAPVGIGEDGQTYNINADTAAGAIAGALNASRLLMLTDVVGVLDKDKRLFDELTLADVDRLIRDGTIQGGMIPKVETCVQAVEGGVDAAVILDGRGEHAVLLEMFTEHGAGTLIRRG
- the rnpA gene encoding ribonuclease P protein component, giving the protein MAEVAMADPQQAGPQQANPQPARQQQAERTRLARLKRRADFLRVAGLRRKWVTPGVMLQVAGALPGETGPDQGGTTIQIGFTASRKVGNSVVRNRARRRLKAVVDEVMPLHAKPGLDYVLIARRDTPTRPYALLVEDLKLALRKTGALRSEREAS
- the yidC gene encoding membrane protein insertase YidC — its product is MTDQKNLILAIGVSLLILLGFQYFFEFPKMQESQQPQTTEQIAQQARELDSSRPSPAAPGADVTAGTVTAANQPQTREEVIGASPRVRIDSPRLRGSLSLTGARLDDITLKDYRVNPDKSSQNITLLTPRGLSNPYYAELGWVAGGGSTGIVVPGPDTVWQTDRELLAPGQPVTLSWDNGQGLRFEKKIALDSDYMFTVTQSVVNESGQPVNLHSYALASRGGTPKTSGFFILHEGLLGVFDGTLKEIDYDDIQEDKQVETPSTGGWIGITDKYWLVALIPGQQEQVKGRFLHTTRNNDDRYQVDYLDAGREVAPGATLETVNRLFVGAKEVRTLDRYEEQYGITNFDLAIDFGWFYFLTKPIFYAIDWLYHFLGNFGLAILALTVGIKLLFFPLANKSYKAMSKLKELQPKMMELRERIGDDRQRLNQEMMTLYKKEKVNPAAGCLPILVQIPVFFALYKVLFVTIEMRHAPFFGWIKDLSAPDPTTIFNLFGLIPWDPPQMLMIGVWPLIMGVSMFLQQKLNPQPADPIQAKVFMFLPIVFTVMLASFPAGLVIYWAWNNTLSMAQQYVIMRRMGVKIGGGRDKTVTPPAVAKPKTESDSGNSSGKSAGKPAGKTKPAKKKS
- a CDS encoding 2'-5' RNA ligase family protein, producing MTAPLLLAMAEVELRAADRARIDAFRAAHDPQHPLVPAHVTFVFPHLPIDEAAERAHIAAIAGRTPAIDFVLRDAAAVLDPLHPGTTHLYLLPAEGEPTMRTLHAALYGGPLAAALRRDLPFQPHLTIGAFSGIDAARQAAESWNTDGLAIAGRIGALSVCRFAGKTLERLERCPLRASPAA
- a CDS encoding 3-deoxy-manno-octulosonate cytidylyltransferase — translated: MPHAPVSSQVSRPVVIIPARMASTRLPGKPLAEIAGQPMIVQVWRRAVEAGIGPVWVAAAEPEIAEAVEAAGGQAVLTDPDLPSGSDRIWQALVRIDPEAAFDAVVNVQGDLPTLDPAIVRRAFDLLADPAVDIGTLAAPITIAEERTASQVVKPVVSWNATGETGRALYFTRATAPWGEGELFHHIGLYAYRREALARFVALPPSQLELREKLEQLRALEAGMRIEVARVDTVPLGVDTPADLDRARQLLASAR
- the yidD gene encoding membrane protein insertion efficiency factor YidD yields the protein MSPLAHLLRLPIHFYRYVISPLLGVNCRFAPSCSEYALEALATHGALKGGYLAARRILRCHPWGGSGYDPVPSTGATGQDGTAAPACTHSSHKHAHGGHETVTG
- a CDS encoding prephenate dehydratase, whose product is MTQSTNIIAFQGLPGAFSHMACRAARPDMEVMPCASFEDMLEAVSSGTADLAMVPVENSVAGRVADIHHLLPESGLHIIGEHFQRVELTLLAAKDATIEGLRQVRSHAMALAQCRKLIRELKLKPVVHPDTAGAAAEIAELHDPEVAALASPLAADIYGLKVLRANVEDAAHNTTRFLIMARQGIVPPMDDQPVVTTIVFAVRSVPAALYKALGGFATNGVNLTKLESYMVGGSFEAAQFYVDAEGHPESQSMQHALEELKFFCPKGAVKILGTYPANPYRQIAKQNGR